GAATCAGCACCTTGGGGTCCTTCAGGAACACTCGTGCAATCGCCACGCGTTGCTTCTGTCCGCCGGACAGCTTCACGCCCCGCTCCCCCACCTCAGTATCATAGCCTTCCGGCAGCTGCATGATGAAGTCGTGGGCATTGGCGGCCATCGCTGCCTTCATGACCTCCTCATCCCCCGCTTCCGGGTTCCCGAACCGGATATTGTCGCGTACCGAGCCGCTGAACAGGAAATTATCCTGCAGCACCATGCCCACTGTCCGCCGCAGACTCTCCTGGGTTAGCCCCCGAATATCGTGTCCATCCATACGAAGGCTGCCTTCGCTGATATCGTAAAAGCGCGGGATCAGGCTGATCAGCGAGGATTTGCCGCCTCCGCTCATCCCGACAAAAGCCACCGTCTGGCCCGGAGCAATGCTCAGATTAATGTCCCGCAGCACCCAATCGTGCTCGTCGCTATACTTGAACCATACGTTGTTGAATTCGATCTTCCCGGCTGCCTTCAGCAGCGGCTTCGCGCCCGGAGCATCGACAATATCATACGGCTCATTCAGCAGCTCCAGCACACGTTCAAGCGATGCCGAAGCCTGGGTTAGCACGGTCGAGGAGTTGATCAGGCGGCGCAGCGGCCCGTACATCCGGTCCAGATAGCCAAAGAAGGCCACGAAGGTCCCGAGCGTCAAGTTGCCCTGGATCACCTGGTATCCCCCATATCCAATGACGAGCAGCGGCGCAATATCGGTCAAGGTGTTGATAATCGCGAAGGTGAAGGCGTTCCACCGCGTTTGCGCCAGCGCTTTTTGCAGAAACTTGCCGTTGATCTCCTCGAACTGCTGCTGGTCCACCCGCTCCATCGTGAAGCTGCGGATGACCGCAATCCCCTGAATCCGTTCATGCAGGTAGCCCTGAATGACGGCAAGAGCCTGCGACCGGTCTTTGGTCAGCACCTTGAGGCGCTTGTACAGCGTATTGACGGCAATGCCATACAACGGCAGAATCGCAATCGCCACCAGCGTCAGCACCGGATTCAGATAGAGCATGAAGCCCAGGGCGAAGAGCAGAGTGAACATATCCAGCCAGACGTTCATCATTCCGACCTCAACCAGGTTCTTCGACTGCTCCACATCGTTGATGAACCGGGAGATGGCCTCGCCCACCTTCGTATTCTGATAATAACGCAGCGACAGCCGCTGCAGATGCCCGTAGAGCTTATTGCGCATATCGAAAAGGACCTTGCTCGTAATCAATTGAGCGAAATACTGGCGGTAATACTCCACCGGCCCGCGGACAATCACGAACAGAACCAGGCCCCCGCATATCACCGTCATCAGCTTCGAGACCCGCTCCGCTATCGTCAGTGCCGGATTACCCAGCAGCTCATCGACTACATATTTCAGAATCATCGGCAACGTCAGCGGAATGCTGAATTTGACCATCCCGATGATCAGAGTGAGCACAATCCATTTCATATAAGGCCGAACAAAGGTATAATAAGATTTCCAAGGTTTCACGGCGTGTCAGGTCCTTTCCAATTCATTCTTCATCAGGGTACAGTTGACATTTGCGCGCTGCAGTGTTTTATTATTTTTAAACAGTTACGGTTGCAGTACCGAAATTCAGGAGGATAATGATGCCCAGACAATTTGTGACGGAAGCCGTCATGATGGCGATTTACGGCCAGCTTCTCATCCCGCGGAGCCCTGTAGAATATATAGTCCCTTATACCACAATCATGGAACTTTACGAGCTGCGGGACAGCGATGAGCCGGTGATGAGCCAGGCGGATGATGACAAGCATGTCAGACTCAGAATCCGCGAGCTGATCAACTATTTCGAGGAGCCGCTGAATGCCAAGAAGATCAACCGCTGCCTGAATATCCCCTGGGCCAAAAGCTCCGGCATCCTCCTCGGCGGACACGCGCAGATTACCATCATCAACAGCATCGACAATGCCTCCTACGGCGAAGCGTTCGATCCGATCGAGACAGAGCTGCTGCTGGCCTCCCAGCGTGAGAAGGTGCCGATTCTGACCGACCAGTTCGAGCTGATCCAGCGCATCATCGAAGGCGGAGTTCCCGTCCAGGTATACGACATTGATGATTTCGAGTTCGCCATGGAGGAAGAAACCTTCCGCAGCTCGCACTGATACCTTTATCTGACAAGCGTGCAGCATCGTTTGACCTCAGGGCGTATGGTAAAAGCAAAGCCCTTGCCTCACGGCAAGGGCTTGTTCAGCATTCCCGGCAGGGTGCCAGAAATCCGCCTTGGACTCCAGCTATCCCCTTATGCCACCGGCACAGGCTCATACTTATATTCGATGTCATCCTCCGCCTGCGAATAGACAATGGACAGATTGTACCCCTCCATATACCACAGATCCTGCTCTTCCATATAGAAGGTCAGACCTCCCTGCCCGAACTGCACAGCAGGACGTCCCGGCTGCTCGGTGGCAATGCCCAGCGAGAAGCCTGGATGCAGGCCTCCGCCTGAGCTGTACCGGGGAAATAACCGGATATGTGCACCCTCCTGGAGGCTCAGCTCTCTTTTGAACCAGGCAGCTGCTTCCGGACTAATTACTATGTTCATCTCTCCACTCCTCCCGTCTACCCCAATCATACCCAAAAAACTTCAATTCACCAAATCGAAGCAGTATTACGGCAAGGCGCCTTCTCCTCCGCAAAATTAAATTTGACAATTCTTAAAGTGTGATGATAAACTCGGAACATAACGAAACGTCTTCAAGTTATTACCAAAATTAAGAAAGGGTGATCTCGGTGCTAAACATGGATATGGTATACCTCGCCACTAATGTAAAAAACTATACCCAACTGAATACCGAAGCAGCCCGAGCAGTGGAGAATTCCTGAAGATCATGCGTACGACGCGTAACGTATGAGAACAGGCTAAACGTATCTCTCACATGTCTCTGTGCTGCTTATAGCACCGTGGACATGATAACCGCAATTACAGGCGTATCATCCGTTTTCGGATGGTACGCTTTTTCGCGTGCTGTGAGGTTACGATCTGCTGCGAAGTGTCCATGAATGTTCCGTTAAACAAGCTAACTTAGTAATTACTCCAAGCACGAAAGGAAGGGATTTACCTTGTTCTCCGTACTCCGAAATCTCGGCTGGTTCTTCCGCCGGGAAAAAAGGCGCTATACTATAGGCCTCATCCTTCTTATTGTGGTAGGTGTGTTAGAACTCCTGCCTCCACGCCTGCTGGGCAACGCCATTGACGAAATCGTCACCGGTGCCATCACTGCAGGTTCACTCATGAAATACATTGGCCTGATCTTACTTATGCTGCTGATCATTTACTGGATCACCTACATATGGATGCACAAGCTGTTCGGGGGATCGAATCTGGTGGAGCGTCTGCTGCGCTCGCGCTTCATGAATCATCTCATGACGATGACCCCCGCCTTCTTCGAGCGTAACCGCACCGGGGATCTGATGGCCCGCGCCACCAATGATATCCGTGCGGTCTCCGCCACCGTGGGCTTCGGGATGCTCACCCTTGTCGACTCCACCGTGTATCTCACGGTTGTCCTGTTCGCCATGGGGTTCCTGGTCAGCTGGAAGCTGACGCTGGCCGCCGTGATTCCGCTTCCGATGATTGCGGTAGCCATGGTCTTCTACGGCAAAGCGATTCACGACCGCTACAGTCTGGCACAGGATGCCTTCGGTGACATGAACGACCAGGTACTGGAATCCGTATCGGGTATCCGCGTCATCCGCGCTTATGTACAGGAGCGGCACGATGAGAAGCGCTTCTCTGACATTACAGATGATGTGTACCGCAAAAATATGGCGGTTGCCCGGGTCGATGCCTTCTTCGAGCCGACGATCCGCTTGTTCGTGGGCCTCAGCTATATCATCGCCCTGACCTACGGCATCTATCTCGTATTCCGCAATCAGATTACGCTTGGCGATCTGGTGTCGTTCAATATGTATCTCGGGATGATCGTGTGGCCGATGTTCGCCATCGGCGAGCTGATTAATATCATGCAGCGCGGCGGCGCCTCGCTGGAGCGTATCAACGAGACCCTCAATGCGAAGCCTGATGTCAAGGATGTACCTCATCCGGTTCCGGTAGCCCAGCCGGCCACCATCGAGCTGAAGGATGTAACCTTCCGGTATCCGACCTCTACCATCGACAATCTCAGCGGAGTCAGCTTATCCCTCTCCCAAGGGCAGACGCTTGGCGTGGTCGGACGGACCGGCAGCGGCAAATCGACGCTGCTGAAGCAGCTGCTGCATGAATACCCGGCCGGCACAGGCGAGATTCTGATCTCAGGTGTGCCGATCACCCAGATCGCCCTAGATCAGCTTCACAGCTGGATGGGCTACGTGCCGCAGGAGCAGATCCTCTTCTCCAAATCGGTACGCGAGAACATCCAGTTCGGATACTCGGGGGCCAGCGATGAGCGGATCATGCAGGCGATTACCGCCGCCGCCTTCCAGAATGACCTCGGCACCTTGTCCGACGGGCTGGATACGATGGTTGGCGAACGCGGCGTCTCCCTCTCCGGGGGACAGAAGCAGCGTGTTTCGATCTCGCGTGCCTTCATCTCAAATCCTGATATCTTGATTCTGGATGATGCCTTGTCTGCCGTTGACGCACGGACAGAAGCGAAGATCATCGAGAACATCCGCGAGGAACGCAGCGGCAAAACCACGCTCATCTCTACCCACCGCCTCTCGGCAATCGAGCATGCCGATCTGATCGTTGTCCTCGACGACGGACATATTACAGAGCAGGGTACGCACCAGGAGCTGCTGGAACTGGGCGGCTGGTACCGTGAGCAGTTCGACCGCCAGCAGGTCGAGAATAATCTGACGAATGAATAACCCCATACAGGAGGTGTCACCGTTGACACAGAGTACAGGCAAACGTCTGCTGCAATATGCACTGACCGCCAAAAAGACCTTCATCGCCGCCCTACTGCTCCTTACCATCGGAGTAGCGGCTGAGCTGGCGGGGCCTTTTATCGCCAAGAGCATGATTGACAATCATCTGCTTGCGATCGAGAAGCCTTATTTCCAGACAGCCTCGCCGGAGGATGCAGCTGAATATAACAACACTTATTACAAACGCAGTGACCGGTTTGCCGCAGACGAAGCCAAGGGCCAGGAAGTCCGCCTGCTTCAGGCAGGCAGAAGCTTCTACTTCATCAATGAAGCTGTACCGAAGGCCGAAGGCGAGCGCAGCTTCGCGGACGGGAAGCTCCAGATCAAGTACGGCGAGCTGACCACAGCCTACCCGGCCGTCAAGCTGTCGGCCGATGATCTGTTTTCCTTTTACAAACCGGAGCTTCCAGGAATCTATCAGTTGGTCGCTCTATACGCCATGTTCCTTGTGATCTCTATTATTGCTGAGTTCGGCAAAACCTACTGGCTGCAATCATCTGCCAATCAGGTCATCCGCAAGCTGCGGACCGATGTCTATGCCCATATCCAACGCCTGCCGGTCTATTTCTTTGATAATCTGCCTGCCGGTAAGGTCGTCTCCCGGGTAACCAACGATACGGAAGCGGTCAAGGATCTGTTCATTGCCGTGTTATCCAACTTCGCTACAGGAATCATCAATATCACCGGTGTCTATGTGGCCCTTTTCCTGCTCGATGTGAAGCTGGGACTGGTCAGCTTGTTCATCGTGCCGATTATCATTCTCTGGATCGTGCTATACCGCAAAATTGCTACCAAATACAACACGATCATCCGCTCGCGGCTTAGTGAGATTAATGCCATTATCAACGAATCGATTCAAGGGATGTCGATCATCCGGATTTTTCGCCGCCAGAAGCAGAGTAGTGCTGAATTCGAGCAACTCAATGACGACTATCTGAAATATCAGAACAAAATGCTGAACCTCAACGCCTTCACCTCCCACAACCTGGTGAACTCGCTGCGCAGCCTCTCCTTCGTGCTGGTGCTGTGGTACTTCGGCTTCGGCAGCCTCGACGGTACAACCTTCGTATCGCTGGGCGTCCTGTATGCCTTCGTCGATGTACTGGGCCGGATGTTCCAACCGATTACGGGCATGGTCAACCAGCTGGCGAATCTGGACAGCTCGATGGTCTCCGCAGGCCGCGTGTTCACGCTGATGGATGAGCCGGGAGAGCCCGTCACTGACGGATCGATGCCGCGTTACAAGGGAAATGTCGTATTCAAGGATGTGTCCTTTGCTTATAAAAAGGACTTCGTCCTGCGCGATATCTCCTTCGAGGCACGCCCCGGCGAGACCGTCGCCCTTGTGGGCCATACCGGCTCCGGTAAAAGCTCCATCATCAACCTGCTGTTCCGCTTCTATGATCCGCAGCAAGGAAGCATAACGATCGACGGGCAAAAGGTCAAGGATCTGCCGAAGCAATGGCTTCGCAGTCATATGGGCATCGTGCTTCAGGACCCGTACCTCTTCACCGGGACCATTGCCTCCAATGTCAGTCTGGGTGATGAACGGATCTCTAGAGAACGTGTCGAACGCGCCTTGCGTGAGGTAGGGGCCGATAAACTGCTGGCCCATCTGCCGCAAGGCTTCGATGAACCGGTCATTGAGAAGGGCAGCACCCTGTCCGCCGGACAGCGGCAGCTGATCTCCTTCGCCAGAGCGTTATCCTTCGATCCGGCGATCCTGATTCTGGATGAAGCAACGTCCAACATCGATACCGAGACCGAGAGCATCATCCAGCAGGCGCTGGAGGTGCTGAAAAAAGGCCGGACCACCTTCATCATCGCCCACCGGCTGTCGACCATCCGCAGTGCAGACCAGATTCTGGTGCTGCACCGGGGCCAGATTGTCGAACGCGGCAGCCATGATGAGCTGATGGCGCAGGGCGGCAGGTACTTCCGCATGTATCAGCTTCAGCTTGGTGCGGGTGCCGGGAACGGCTCAGGCGAGCCGGCTCCTCTATCCGGGGGCCTTGCTTCTGCCGCCGGACTCCGGCCATCGCTGGAACAGAACTAATCCACCTATCATACATTGCAATAAGACACCCCCTGACGCAGAAAGGCATCAGGGGGTGTTTTTCACTTGATATCAGAACATTTGTTCTGTATAATGGAGCAATACATATTATGGATGAGGTGAAGACGATTGATAACCTACAGTCTTAGCAAGCGGCAAGCCCGGCTGTTCCTGCTGCGCCATCAGCGGCTTGTCTCGGGCGGATTGCCCGGCGGTAAGCAGAGCATCTATGACTTCGTCCGGCATGTAGGCTGTATCCAGTATGATCCGCTCAGCATAGCCGGACATAACCACGAGCTGGTGCTTCAGGCGAGAATCCCCGGCTTCGTGCCCGAGATGGCGAATGAGCTGCTGTATAAGGACCGACTGCTGATTGACGGCTGGGATAAGAACATGTCGATCTACTGCACAGAGGACTGGCCGTATTTCCAGCGGCGCCGGGAAGCTGCCGCCAGGCATCAGCACAATGAGGCCATGGCGGCCATGATTACCCAAGTGCGCGGCGAGCTGGATGCACGCGGGCCACTCTCTTCGCTGGACCTTGCGAGCAAAGAGAAGATCGACTGGTCCTGGGCTCCGGCAAGACTCTCCCGGGCTGCTATGGAGAGCATGTACTTCTGGGGAGAGCTATCCATTCATCACCGGGTGCATACCCGCCGTTATTACGACTATACGACCAAGCTGCTGCCTCCTGAACTGCTAAGCGCAAGCGATCCTAATGAGACGCTGGAGCAGCATCACGATTGGTATGTGCTGCGCCGGATCGGCAGCATCGGCCTGCAATGGAACCGGTCCGGGGACGGCTGGCTTGGCATCGCAGGCTTGAAGAGTAAGGAGCGGACTGCGGCCGTGCAGCGGCTGCTGCAGAAGGACCTGTTACGCGAGGTACAGGTGGAAGGCCTGAAGCTCCCGCTATACATCCGCACAGCAGACGTCCCTGAGCTTGAAGCCGTATTGCTTCAGGATGACACTGCGGTTGCAACTGAATCCACAGCAGGGCCACAGGCTAGTAATGAGGGTGAGGCCGGTCATGCTGGAGGAGTAGCCTCCTTCGCAGCGGCACTGGCCCCGCTGGACAATCTGCTCTGGGACAGAGAGCTGATCCTCCAGCTGTTCGGCTTTCAATACCGCTGGGAGGTCTACAAGCCTGTGCTTGAACGGGAATACGGATACTATGTCCTCCCACTCCTCTACGGCGACCGCTTCATCGGTCGGCTGGAGCCGGTGATGAACAAGAAGACCGGCGTACTGACCATCGTCCGCTGGTGGTGGGAGGCCGGAGAGACGCTTGAACGCTCCATGCTCCCCGCGCTCACCGGGGCCTTCTCCTCGCTGCAACGCTCGACCGGGGCCACCGCGATCCGCTTCGCACCGGATATCGTCCACTCCTGCGGGCTGCAGGAGCTGGAGGAGGCGCTGTCTGCCACTTCCTTAAAGACAAATTAATCCAATCATCTGTTACCCCTGCGGGCGGAGGATGCATGAACTTATACGGTCCACACAGGTTGTGTGGACTACCTTACCTTCCACATTACTCTCCCTCCATTTATGGGATAATTGGATAATTCAGGGGCATTACTACCCCTCATTCGGGCGATTAACTCGTATCCGATTGATTCAGGGGCACTATGGACTCCTGTCAAGAAAGTAGACAGCAACTACATCGTTTTTCGCTTAAATGTGGCTGCAAACTGAACCGGAGAAACGTAACCGAGCGCCCCATGGATTCGTTTGCGGTTGTAGAAAAATTCAATGTACTGGAAAATGGCATCATACGCCTGTTGCTTCGTTTTAAATCGATTCCAGTACACCAACTCTTTTTTTAAGAGGCTGTGAAAAGATTCGATACAGGCGTTATCATAACAGTTCCCTTTGCGGCTCATGCTTGCGGTCATCTGGTACGTCTTTAGGCGTTCCCGGTAGTCTTCAGAGGCGTACTGGGAGCCTCGATCCGAATGGTGAATTAAGCCCTTCCCGGGGCGTTTGGCCTTGTAGGCAGCGTCCAGAGCGCCTTGTACGAGGTCAGTGGTCATCCGGTCGCTAAGCCGCCAGCCGACAATCTCCCGGGTACACAGGTCCAGCACACTCGCCAAGTACATTCGTCCTTCCCGGCAGGGAATGTAGGTGATATCCGCCACCCACGTCTGGTTCGGCTTTTCCGTGTGAAATTGCTGGTTTAACAGGTTGGGGGCAATGGGTAACGGATGGTTGGAGTCGGTGGTGCATACGCGAAATCTCTTTGCGACACAAGAGCGCAGACCCCGTTCTTTCATGTACTTGCCTACCGTGCGTTCACTGACCTGGTGCCCTTCACGCTCTAAGAGAACCTTGATTTTGGGGCTGCCATAGCGACCCTTAGAGTCATGAAAATGATAGGCAATCCGCTTCAGCAACAAGGCTTTGCGGCTGGCTTGAGGGCTGGGCTTTGCTGTTCTCCATTTGTAGTACCCGCTCCGGGACACCTGAAAGACATTGCACATCTTCTCCACGCGGAACTCGGAGCGATGATCTTCAATAAACTGAAATCTCAGTTCTTTGGATTGCTGAAGATGTGCACGGCTTTTTTTAGGATTGCCATCTCCTCTGTCAGCTCTGCGAGTTCGTGCTCCCGCTCCTTCAGTTGACGTTCCAGCTCTCTGTATTTGTCTGGAGTAACGATGGGCTCATTCTCAAACTGCCGGTACTGTCCTAGCCATTTATGCAACGTTTTGGCGGGGACATCCAGTTCCAGGGCCAGTTCCGCCACCGTTTTCGTCTGCTCCTGGATGTACTTGACGGTCTGTCTTTTGTATTCTTCATTGTAGCTTCTCCGTGTTCCACTCATGGGGACACCTCCTCGTTAAACTTATTATCTCTATTCTCTTAACGGGTGTCCACGGTTAACACTAACAGCACTAGTGCTCTTCATTTGCGCATTTTGCCTACATCCGCTGAATTCAGGGGCACTTCTCCCCCCCACGGCTCTCCGTCAGCAACATTCTAGCCCACGTACCTTCGCACCAGCATATTGTGTTCGGTTTTTTGCATACATTTGGCTCGTGCACACCCCACCAACCCATTGTGTTCGGTTTTTCGCATACATTTGGCCCACGCACACCCTCGCCAACCCATTGTGTTCAGTTTTCCGCATACATTCGGCCCGCGTCCCCCCCACCTACCCATTGTGCTCGGTTT
This genomic interval from Paenibacillus sp. FSL H8-0332 contains the following:
- a CDS encoding transposase — translated: MSGTRRSYNEEYKRQTVKYIQEQTKTVAELALELDVPAKTLHKWLGQYRQFENEPIVTPDKYRELERQLKEREHELAELTEEMAILKKAVHIFSNPKN
- a CDS encoding ABC transporter ATP-binding protein; translated protein: MTQSTGKRLLQYALTAKKTFIAALLLLTIGVAAELAGPFIAKSMIDNHLLAIEKPYFQTASPEDAAEYNNTYYKRSDRFAADEAKGQEVRLLQAGRSFYFINEAVPKAEGERSFADGKLQIKYGELTTAYPAVKLSADDLFSFYKPELPGIYQLVALYAMFLVISIIAEFGKTYWLQSSANQVIRKLRTDVYAHIQRLPVYFFDNLPAGKVVSRVTNDTEAVKDLFIAVLSNFATGIINITGVYVALFLLDVKLGLVSLFIVPIIILWIVLYRKIATKYNTIIRSRLSEINAIINESIQGMSIIRIFRRQKQSSAEFEQLNDDYLKYQNKMLNLNAFTSHNLVNSLRSLSFVLVLWYFGFGSLDGTTFVSLGVLYAFVDVLGRMFQPITGMVNQLANLDSSMVSAGRVFTLMDEPGEPVTDGSMPRYKGNVVFKDVSFAYKKDFVLRDISFEARPGETVALVGHTGSGKSSIINLLFRFYDPQQGSITIDGQKVKDLPKQWLRSHMGIVLQDPYLFTGTIASNVSLGDERISRERVERALREVGADKLLAHLPQGFDEPVIEKGSTLSAGQRQLISFARALSFDPAILILDEATSNIDTETESIIQQALEVLKKGRTTFIIAHRLSTIRSADQILVLHRGQIVERGSHDELMAQGGRYFRMYQLQLGAGAGNGSGEPAPLSGGLASAAGLRPSLEQN
- a CDS encoding ABC transporter transmembrane domain-containing protein, with the translated sequence MFSVLRNLGWFFRREKRRYTIGLILLIVVGVLELLPPRLLGNAIDEIVTGAITAGSLMKYIGLILLMLLIIYWITYIWMHKLFGGSNLVERLLRSRFMNHLMTMTPAFFERNRTGDLMARATNDIRAVSATVGFGMLTLVDSTVYLTVVLFAMGFLVSWKLTLAAVIPLPMIAVAMVFYGKAIHDRYSLAQDAFGDMNDQVLESVSGIRVIRAYVQERHDEKRFSDITDDVYRKNMAVARVDAFFEPTIRLFVGLSYIIALTYGIYLVFRNQITLGDLVSFNMYLGMIVWPMFAIGELINIMQRGGASLERINETLNAKPDVKDVPHPVPVAQPATIELKDVTFRYPTSTIDNLSGVSLSLSQGQTLGVVGRTGSGKSTLLKQLLHEYPAGTGEILISGVPITQIALDQLHSWMGYVPQEQILFSKSVRENIQFGYSGASDERIMQAITAAAFQNDLGTLSDGLDTMVGERGVSLSGGQKQRVSISRAFISNPDILILDDALSAVDARTEAKIIENIREERSGKTTLISTHRLSAIEHADLIVVLDDGHITEQGTHQELLELGGWYREQFDRQQVENNLTNE
- a CDS encoding ABC transporter ATP-binding protein, yielding MKPWKSYYTFVRPYMKWIVLTLIIGMVKFSIPLTLPMILKYVVDELLGNPALTIAERVSKLMTVICGGLVLFVIVRGPVEYYRQYFAQLITSKVLFDMRNKLYGHLQRLSLRYYQNTKVGEAISRFINDVEQSKNLVEVGMMNVWLDMFTLLFALGFMLYLNPVLTLVAIAILPLYGIAVNTLYKRLKVLTKDRSQALAVIQGYLHERIQGIAVIRSFTMERVDQQQFEEINGKFLQKALAQTRWNAFTFAIINTLTDIAPLLVIGYGGYQVIQGNLTLGTFVAFFGYLDRMYGPLRRLINSSTVLTQASASLERVLELLNEPYDIVDAPGAKPLLKAAGKIEFNNVWFKYSDEHDWVLRDINLSIAPGQTVAFVGMSGGGKSSLISLIPRFYDISEGSLRMDGHDIRGLTQESLRRTVGMVLQDNFLFSGSVRDNIRFGNPEAGDEEVMKAAMAANAHDFIMQLPEGYDTEVGERGVKLSGGQKQRVAIARVFLKDPKVLILDEATSALDLESEHLIQQALQSLASERTTLIVAHRLSTITHADQIIVLENGEITERGTHEELMGLAGSYARLFNVQRLDG
- a CDS encoding winged helix DNA-binding domain-containing protein: MITYSLSKRQARLFLLRHQRLVSGGLPGGKQSIYDFVRHVGCIQYDPLSIAGHNHELVLQARIPGFVPEMANELLYKDRLLIDGWDKNMSIYCTEDWPYFQRRREAAARHQHNEAMAAMITQVRGELDARGPLSSLDLASKEKIDWSWAPARLSRAAMESMYFWGELSIHHRVHTRRYYDYTTKLLPPELLSASDPNETLEQHHDWYVLRRIGSIGLQWNRSGDGWLGIAGLKSKERTAAVQRLLQKDLLREVQVEGLKLPLYIRTADVPELEAVLLQDDTAVATESTAGPQASNEGEAGHAGGVASFAAALAPLDNLLWDRELILQLFGFQYRWEVYKPVLEREYGYYVLPLLYGDRFIGRLEPVMNKKTGVLTIVRWWWEAGETLERSMLPALTGAFSSLQRSTGATAIRFAPDIVHSCGLQELEEALSATSLKTN
- a CDS encoding IS3 family transposase produces the protein MQRAGTSTEGAGARTRRADRGDGNPKKSRAHLQQSKELRFQFIEDHRSEFRVEKMCNVFQVSRSGYYKWRTAKPSPQASRKALLLKRIAYHFHDSKGRYGSPKIKVLLEREGHQVSERTVGKYMKERGLRSCVAKRFRVCTTDSNHPLPIAPNLLNQQFHTEKPNQTWVADITYIPCREGRMYLASVLDLCTREIVGWRLSDRMTTDLVQGALDAAYKAKRPGKGLIHHSDRGSQYASEDYRERLKTYQMTASMSRKGNCYDNACIESFHSLLKKELVYWNRFKTKQQAYDAIFQYIEFFYNRKRIHGALGYVSPVQFAATFKRKTM